One part of the Sulfolobus tengchongensis genome encodes these proteins:
- a CDS encoding peptide-N4-asparagine amidase, whose amino-acid sequence MRIIALILLFSILAGIAVVPISFSQSSSFTLYHPLILGNITMLNGGNIQYDPMYYSFEAYQIHPPNATPVIVKIATNAIFNNSGLTPYVVHVNIPKGNYSMEILNVSINESGGAQYDRPVYIFANGVPIFWGSTQELLNSTAEADVTLFENLLSGNVTFQLVLENFYDAKIGITGIYKMNVTLYLYPGTPPKGLPNYFIPLFVNKYNYSYVILNPLNNYISQNVSIPNGTYKMALLLYEEGGGLDEFWYANEPATREIKVIYDGRLVGVVNPYQTIYTGGINLFWWRPLTSINTLSFHSPYIIDLTPMLAFRSINNSIAVTVTNLQTALQLTGTADYDWDIGGVLMLWVNPANPLLSAKLLTEYARFMDSSPIFNLGFVGEYYQEGGSYLINYSAILEFKNGTEYSDVIQEGRFYAYQTFNQIYEKAYLGETFVEKAIESGSLYNATLYYDVYYPVFLQISAIEIPITNPHVIPFNLSYAQNGTLSLGLYYNYVNVFNGENLTIRTMENVTAIGGFSGIIEVINKYGGAVLVGLTSNNALTTKNLVNYILLNGVGYKEVFSAEGLQNSTTQTAGYYVYHSVQFIPITNTGNSNADPPKKGAFLIVPNSFLRIIL is encoded by the coding sequence ATGAGGATTATCGCTTTAATTTTACTGTTTTCAATTCTAGCTGGAATAGCTGTAGTCCCAATATCTTTCTCACAATCCTCATCTTTTACTCTTTATCATCCGTTGATATTAGGGAACATAACTATGCTAAACGGCGGAAATATACAGTATGATCCTATGTACTATTCGTTCGAAGCATATCAAATTCATCCTCCTAATGCTACTCCAGTTATAGTGAAAATAGCTACTAATGCTATTTTCAACAATAGTGGACTAACTCCTTATGTAGTTCACGTAAATATACCTAAAGGGAATTACAGTATGGAAATTCTTAATGTTAGTATAAATGAGTCTGGTGGAGCTCAATATGATAGGCCAGTTTATATATTTGCAAATGGCGTGCCTATATTTTGGGGTTCTACTCAAGAATTATTAAATTCGACTGCTGAAGCTGATGTAACTTTATTTGAAAACCTACTAAGCGGAAATGTGACTTTTCAATTAGTACTAGAGAATTTCTATGACGCTAAGATTGGAATAACTGGAATATACAAAATGAATGTAACTCTCTACTTATACCCTGGTACCCCACCTAAAGGTTTGCCTAATTACTTTATACCGCTCTTTGTGAACAAGTATAATTACTCTTACGTTATATTGAATCCATTAAACAATTACATCTCACAGAACGTAAGTATTCCAAATGGAACTTATAAAATGGCCTTATTATTATATGAAGAAGGTGGTGGATTAGATGAGTTTTGGTATGCGAATGAACCAGCTACTAGAGAAATCAAAGTGATTTATGATGGCAGATTAGTTGGTGTAGTAAATCCATATCAGACGATATACACAGGTGGTATTAATCTATTTTGGTGGAGACCACTCACCTCTATAAATACATTATCCTTCCATAGTCCTTATATAATCGACTTGACTCCCATGTTAGCGTTTAGGTCAATTAATAATTCTATTGCAGTTACAGTAACAAATTTACAAACCGCCTTGCAATTAACTGGTACCGCAGATTATGATTGGGACATCGGAGGTGTATTAATGTTGTGGGTTAATCCAGCAAATCCATTATTATCAGCAAAACTACTGACAGAATATGCCAGATTTATGGACTCTTCACCTATCTTTAATTTAGGTTTTGTAGGAGAATATTATCAAGAGGGAGGTTCATATTTAATTAACTATTCTGCAATATTAGAATTCAAAAATGGCACTGAATACAGTGATGTTATTCAAGAAGGTAGATTTTACGCCTATCAAACGTTTAACCAAATATATGAAAAAGCATATTTAGGAGAGACATTCGTGGAGAAGGCGATAGAGAGTGGCAGTCTCTATAACGCTACGCTCTACTATGATGTGTATTATCCAGTGTTCTTACAGATATCTGCAATAGAAATTCCCATAACTAATCCGCACGTAATACCCTTCAATTTATCATATGCCCAAAATGGTACCCTAAGTTTAGGTTTATATTACAATTACGTTAATGTGTTTAATGGAGAGAATTTAACTATAAGAACAATGGAGAATGTTACCGCAATAGGTGGGTTTAGTGGTATTATAGAGGTGATTAACAAGTATGGTGGTGCAGTATTAGTCGGATTGACTTCTAACAACGCATTAACTACTAAGAATTTAGTTAATTACATTCTGTTAAATGGAGTCGGATATAAGGAAGTATTTTCGGCTGAAGGTTTACAGAATTCCACAACCCAGACAGCAGGATACTATGTATATCACTCAGTTCAGTTTATTCCCATAACAAATACTGGCAATAGTAATGCAGATCCTCCTAAAAAAGGCGCATTCTTAATTGTACCAAATAGTTTTCTGAGGATCATACTGTAG
- a CDS encoding MFS transporter: MKAENWSNVIGGYISWVMDGYDLGAVVITASILGRLFYPGIGLLGSVLPIVFTVVSRPLGGFVFGYIGDRYGRRTSLLVTVLGYSLSIGLTAILPTYAQIGILAAILLSILRLVQGIFIGGDVSGSFTIVMESIDKYRGIFSGIMQAGVLVGFVGVDSLFTFLAATTKAEFITFYWRLIFAIGVIPAILAVLIRFKMTEPSIWAKLKHSDNPIKGLRELPQPFLVMVGFWLAIYAGPQLVSTIFGQVMKLPPSYYGPLVLYMNLIGIPSMIIAGLLSDYIGRRRMGIVGSIIAAIGAIIFYHYIPLPNTNLLYITLLFGFLVNLPSAITPAFLSERFKTFARAIGVGTAYNGAYIIAGFAPIFVSILSQYMSAFSAATIISVVGFIIALIGLIAGPETYKLSLEQ, translated from the coding sequence ATGAAGGCTGAGAACTGGAGTAATGTGATTGGTGGTTATATTTCATGGGTTATGGATGGTTATGATCTAGGTGCTGTAGTCATTACTGCATCTATATTAGGCAGATTATTCTATCCTGGAATAGGCTTACTAGGCTCAGTGTTACCAATAGTTTTTACGGTTGTTTCAAGACCTTTGGGTGGATTTGTATTTGGATATATCGGCGATAGATATGGCAGGAGAACCAGCTTATTAGTTACAGTATTGGGATACTCTTTATCTATAGGTCTGACTGCCATATTACCCACATATGCTCAAATAGGGATTTTAGCTGCCATCTTACTATCCATCCTTAGGCTTGTTCAAGGTATTTTCATAGGAGGTGATGTATCGGGTAGCTTTACTATTGTTATGGAGAGTATTGATAAATATAGAGGGATCTTCTCGGGTATAATGCAAGCTGGAGTATTAGTAGGTTTTGTGGGCGTTGATTCCTTATTTACTTTTCTCGCTGCAACAACTAAAGCTGAGTTCATAACATTTTATTGGAGGTTAATCTTCGCCATTGGAGTCATACCAGCTATATTAGCAGTGTTAATAAGGTTTAAAATGACAGAACCCAGTATATGGGCAAAGTTGAAGCATAGTGATAATCCTATAAAGGGTTTAAGGGAATTACCACAACCGTTTTTGGTAATGGTAGGTTTCTGGTTAGCAATATATGCAGGACCGCAACTAGTATCCACAATATTTGGTCAAGTGATGAAGTTACCTCCCTCATACTATGGTCCCTTAGTTTTATATATGAATTTAATAGGAATTCCGTCAATGATAATAGCAGGATTATTATCTGACTACATTGGAAGAAGAAGAATGGGTATAGTAGGTTCAATTATCGCAGCTATTGGAGCAATTATATTTTATCACTATATTCCGTTACCAAATACGAATTTATTGTATATAACATTACTATTTGGGTTCTTAGTTAATTTGCCATCTGCAATTACCCCAGCCTTTTTATCGGAGAGATTCAAGACTTTTGCAAGAGCTATAGGAGTAGGTACTGCCTATAATGGTGCTTATATAATAGCTGGTTTCGCCCCAATATTTGTTTCTATCCTTTCCCAATACATGAGTGCATTTAGCGCTGCCACAATTATTTCAGTAGTTGGTTTCATTATAGCCCTAATAGGTCTCATTGCTGGTCCAGAAACGTACAAGCTAAGTCTAGAACAATGA
- a CDS encoding NAD(P)/FAD-dependent oxidoreductase translates to MKVAVIGSGPAGVYASLELAKNGVNKVILVEKEERLGGTCVLYGCIPSKAMLHPVHLLTELEKLGKKVSFNLDELRKFGQEALTRLSKGVEYMLEDNGIEVVRGVASLRSGLLNVNNETLQVDYIVLATGTFRERLNGIIYSEDLPYLNRDFQSVILVGGDVGGIEFGWMLRKLGKEVFLIDKQSTLLPYLDREVSNNITNYFAKIGIKLYLNRSVKEMREKEVVLDNGEKLTADAVYMTFGRKPSIQGFEEINHNPYVIVDEYLRTSVNNIFAAGDIIGTHTAHEAMYAGKIAAINILGGKKVFNKEGIPKVVYTHPTIAYVGNMDGRCIKLSLAELGRAITEKETDGFLKVCVKDDKIVGAQAFMKDAEEVISLISFLIRFNVRINEIKDYVAPHPSYIEVITELLSRLR, encoded by the coding sequence ATGAAAGTAGCAGTTATAGGTTCTGGCCCTGCAGGTGTTTACGCTTCATTAGAATTAGCTAAGAATGGAGTTAATAAGGTAATACTAGTAGAAAAAGAAGAGAGATTAGGCGGTACTTGTGTGTTATATGGTTGTATACCCTCTAAGGCCATGTTACATCCAGTGCATCTACTTACCGAACTTGAAAAATTAGGTAAGAAGGTATCTTTCAATTTAGATGAATTAAGGAAATTTGGTCAAGAAGCTTTAACTAGATTATCTAAAGGAGTAGAGTATATGTTAGAGGACAATGGAATTGAAGTTGTACGAGGAGTAGCTTCTCTTAGATCTGGACTATTAAATGTTAATAATGAAACGCTTCAAGTAGATTACATAGTTTTAGCTACCGGCACGTTTAGAGAAAGGCTAAATGGAATAATATATTCAGAGGATTTACCTTATCTAAATAGGGACTTCCAAAGCGTTATTCTGGTTGGAGGAGATGTCGGTGGAATAGAATTTGGATGGATGTTAAGAAAGCTTGGAAAAGAGGTTTTTCTGATCGATAAACAGTCCACGTTGTTACCTTATTTAGATAGAGAAGTAAGTAACAACATAACTAATTACTTTGCAAAGATAGGGATTAAACTCTATTTAAATCGTTCAGTAAAGGAAATGAGAGAAAAGGAAGTTGTTTTGGATAATGGCGAAAAGCTAACTGCCGATGCAGTTTACATGACCTTTGGCAGGAAACCATCAATACAAGGATTTGAGGAGATCAACCATAACCCATATGTAATAGTTGATGAATATTTAAGAACTAGTGTAAATAACATATTTGCAGCAGGAGATATAATAGGGACCCATACTGCACACGAGGCAATGTACGCTGGTAAAATAGCTGCCATTAACATATTAGGTGGTAAAAAAGTGTTTAATAAGGAAGGAATACCTAAAGTGGTTTATACTCACCCCACTATTGCGTATGTTGGAAATATGGATGGTAGGTGCATTAAATTAAGCCTGGCTGAGTTGGGGAGAGCGATTACAGAAAAGGAAACTGACGGTTTCCTTAAAGTTTGCGTTAAAGACGACAAAATTGTTGGTGCACAAGCATTTATGAAAGATGCGGAAGAAGTGATTTCCTTAATCTCTTTCCTAATTAGATTTAACGTGAGGATTAATGAAATAAAAGACTACGTAGCGCCTCATCCTTCATATATTGAGGTAATTACTGAGTTACTAAGTAGATTACGGTAA
- the bluB gene encoding 5,6-dimethylbenzimidazole synthase, with product MNVYEAIRKRRDIRSYYRPDPIPDDILAKLLAAAHLAPSVGYSQPWDFIIIKDLETRRKIKELVEEERNRFTNSLDRERKSLFSNIKVEAILDTPINIAVTYDPNRFGPNILGRSTMPETSLYSAILAVGNLWLAATAEGIGVGFVSFFSKEKVKEILKIPKEIELVAYLTLGYVKEFPKIPELEEKGWNKRLKLSSLVFENSYGKSPSEDFKKLLDKVLEQLLNMT from the coding sequence ATGAATGTTTATGAGGCAATAAGAAAGAGAAGGGATATAAGATCTTATTATAGGCCGGATCCGATTCCAGATGATATCTTAGCTAAGCTTTTAGCAGCAGCTCATTTAGCCCCTTCAGTTGGTTATTCTCAACCTTGGGATTTCATTATAATTAAAGATTTAGAAACCAGAAGGAAAATAAAGGAGTTGGTAGAAGAAGAGAGAAATAGATTCACGAATTCCTTAGATCGAGAAAGAAAATCGTTATTTTCTAACATAAAGGTCGAAGCGATACTAGATACTCCGATAAATATAGCAGTAACATACGATCCAAATAGATTTGGACCTAACATTTTAGGTAGATCAACAATGCCAGAAACTTCATTATATAGTGCTATACTTGCTGTGGGAAATCTATGGTTAGCAGCTACTGCAGAGGGTATTGGTGTTGGTTTTGTCTCATTCTTTAGTAAGGAAAAGGTTAAGGAAATATTGAAGATACCTAAAGAAATTGAGTTGGTAGCATATTTAACATTAGGTTATGTAAAGGAGTTCCCCAAGATACCGGAATTAGAGGAGAAAGGATGGAATAAAAGGTTGAAACTATCCTCATTGGTTTTTGAAAATAGTTATGGCAAAAGTCCTTCTGAAGACTTCAAAAAACTACTGGATAAGGTTCTGGAGCAATTGCTTAACATGACTTAA